The stretch of DNA ATTAGATCATTACCCATACAAACAAGTTTTCTTTGAAGTTCCTTGTCTTTGAACTCTCTTatgaaattttgtgcaatgtgtCGGATGCAGTACACATGTGTTGATGGAGGATCATGTCAaccattatttggattattataagcGCTTTTAATGGATTCGTGTCTAtctaaaatcaaacaaacatagacttgaggtgttacataccttcttagattttttagaaaaaagcTCCAAGCACGCCCTatctcaccttccacaagtgcataagcaatgagaattgtatttttgtttccatcttgTGCAATAGCAAACAAAATAGTCCCATTGTACTTGTCGTACAACCAAGTTCCATCCACTGAGATAAAtgatttacaaaatttaaacccaGATATGCACGGAGGGAAAGCCCAAAATAGTCGTGTGATAATGCTTAATTGCAAGTTGACAATCTGGTTTGCTATTAAGCTTTATTTCAATCTCAATAGATGCAGCTAATGGAGGTGGCTCATTAGATGGCATATCAAATTCGGAGGATTGGTAAGCATAATCCATATTTAGATTACGCATATGGAATGGTGGATCGTATGTCGTTTTAATTACATGAGGTTCTGGCTCTAGATCGTCGCCATTGTCATCGTCCTCGTCCTCGTCCTCGTCAAAGTATATTTATTCTTCATTCTCCTCACTTATTTCTTGTTGATCAAAATCCGCCATATCACCTAGTGGAATATAAGGTTCAGGTTGAGATGGTTCGGGTTTAGATGTTTTGGCCTGGTCAAAATATGGTTCGGATCGGTATGGTTCGGGTTGGTAAgattcataattttgaaaataataagtgttttgtgtttGAAAATGGTATTCAGGGTGAGGTGTGGTTGAGGATGATGGTTGACCAACATCGTATAATGGATTATCATCCTCAAATGTGACATATAACTCGATAGATCCGAGTTGCGACCACTATTTATGAATATCTAACATGAGTTCAACATCTTCGTCGTCTTCAATATTTAACAATTCATAATGAACTAGGCCTTGTCCAAATGAGATAGGGTGTCGAAAAATTATAATAGACACCTTATTTTCTAACCTCAActttgcttcaatttttttctttaagtaAGTAATGTTGCATCCAAAATGACCTCGAATAGCTTTTTTTCgtcacttttgaaatatttaccaatatcttgtctttcacatatttcaccattgtaataaatcagaaaaactatattttttagtgTCATTGATATGAAAATGAGATATTGAGATTAGAGAGGAAatacaatgaaaataatatatcatacttATAGACAACCAATTGTGATACATGCAATGCTGCCAACACTTGTGATACATTGCCCTTGTGATACAATGCCATTCAGACGTGCATACATGGCCTTACAAGTTGCCTTTCCCAAAGGCGACCTCGTGACACATCCTTTGGCAAGTCGCCTTTCCAAATGGCGATTTAGATGGAATCAGAATATGAATATATTCTCACGTTGGGAAGTTGCAAAAATGTGATAAGTCTTCTCATATTCATTTTTCTCCATCCAATCTAATCCTTGCCATCATGTCCAGTCTTCTCCATCCAGAAGTGTTTATTTTCAAAGTGCTTGTTGTGTGAAGCcatgcataatattttattggtcaTTCAAAGTGTTGTCTTGTTTATAAATAGGTCAAGTTTATGATCATATTTCTTTACTCTTCCACTCTTCACAACTTCActcttctttatattttcacaaCTTCACTCTTCCACTCTTAATATTTCTTCTTTGCTCTTTATATTTCATCTCAATGTCATTGTTATGGAATGATGATAATCACATATCAGCGCTACACcacattcaaaattttgtaagCAATACAAtactttatgttatatttttaatatattttatactaagtttcattctaaaatatagttttattataattcttgtaaatatatgattcatctcattataatatcttcaaatatatttttattatttgcttATTACATGattcatctcaaaatttaagatCACTTAGCCATAAATACATTGCACCGAATTCTTTAATAATTCCATTGTTGAATCGAGTCGGGTTTGGTAACGTATCACAaatataaagttataaaatagacAATTCATTTATTACTGCTTTAGTTGAAAGATGGAGACCTAAAATCCACATGTTTCATCTTCTAACGGGTGAATGTACCATAACATTAGAAGATGTTGCGTTGCTACTTGGCTTACGTGTTGGGGTAAAGCTGTAACTGGATCAACTATGGTATCATCGACAGATGATTTTTAGATTTGTTAGGAGTCATGCCACCTGAATCtcaaagaaaatagaattttataaaattaaaatagctaagagaaatattttcaatgttaaCTCCAAAATCATctaatgaagaaataattatacattgtaGAGCATACATTTTAGAATTGATTGACGACATATTATGTGGTTGCACTTGTTGAGAGATTTGCGAGAGACAGGAGAATACAATTGGGGTTCGGCATATTTGGCAACACTTTATAGAGAATTGTGTCTTGTATCTGAACCCGGTGTTATGTCGATCGGTGGATGTTCACATCTACTTCAAACGCGGGCATGGTACCATATTCCATTTCTTGCACTAATAAGTAATCTTAAGCCTTATTTTCCGTTCgcaaaaagttaaatattatatttgtaaaactattaattaattcactaatattcatatttattttcgTAGATAGTGGAAAGGGTATAAATTTGACGATACACCTCGTTATCATACCGCTGGATATCgatcaaaaattgatcacatgaccgttaacgatgtaatatattaaaacattactttatttctaatgttttatttttcttatgcatatattactaataaatttgttatatatCAGTTTCTCTAGATGCCATATCTACGTCTAACATACGATCATCCAGAAGACAATTGGCTATGAAATGCATCTACATATTTGATTTGTTTCAACATAATAGAAATGCATCAAACTGATAGAGTGAAACTACAATTTGGACTACCTCAAGAAATTTCACATCCTCCGAGGAACATGAGAAAGTATCATAAGGTAgatttgcataaacaagttgactatAGTTGGGCATTATTCTACGAAAATGAGAACAAATAGTGGAACGAACGAGATAATCATATTCTTCATGGTCAACctctaaatgttgaatttaaaccaagttatgaatacatgGTTTGGTTTTGCAAAAATTCTAAACGATTTATTTCTGTAGAAAACCAATTAGTTGATCCTCGTGTAATCTACcccaacctccaccacaatctagccaacatttttttcagcctcaacctccaccacaatctagccaacattttttccaagaatcaatgcccaacacaacacaacaaaatcaatattatataccaaCACTTCCTGACACTCAACATCCtcctcatacttttacccacacaccacatcaatcttATGGGTTCACGCCAggggaacaatttaattttgacagccAACAACCACATCAAGAAGATAATCGTCGACTATCATTTGCATCAAGCGAAGAGGATTTATTGTATAACACGTTCAACACTCTTCATAATACACATGAGTCCGCTACCCAGTTACTGAATAATATGTGtcaacaaaactttcaaattccaAGCTTTGGGAATGCATATACTCCGTTGAATCAAATATCCAATTGGATTCAAGGTGGAAGTAGTTATCTGCAACACTTCCTCCTAGGCATCCTCAACAGCAAGAAGACgaagatcaagaagaagaacaaaCTTGTGATGTACCAATGCGTCGTCAAAATCTCGTACGTGTGAGAAAACCTCGGCAATGTGGTACTGGAGGCCACCTAcgacattaattttatcatgatttttggaaaatttatgatgttttttatgagtaaattatgtaatttaaaatttttatttatatatttttatgaattatattaattatatatatatatatattattttttttattgcaataaaaattaaaaaaatgaattttttttatttaaattctttaagttgcgacttataactaaaaataaaaagaggtaGTTTGgtatttaaatatcaaaatggagtagtttagtaaaaaaaattcaaaaaatggttatttaaataaaaaacccgCATTTGACTTATCATACATGAGAGAGAGTGTGGATAGTTATAATTTAGAAGAGTTATATGTtgtcattttgtttctttctttcttacAAACATGTATAAATTAGCATTTTCCTTTGTGATTTATGTTTAtcacactactagaaaaattcATTTTAGCTGTCATATTTAGCGTCGGCTTCCGACTCGATGCTAATTAGCGTCGGTCACACTTACGCGACTGtgcaaaattttatttttaaatttattaataattagcGTCGGCTTAGCCGACGCTAAACAAAATAAGACAGGCGTTAgcttattctttttaatttaataattagcgTCAGGGTGGCCGACGCTACGTTttggattttttaaaattatattttttcttattatttggaaaattaatattatgttttcTAAAATCTTCATCAGACGTATTCCTCATTACTCTCATTTCGTCACCCACTCCATATTCGCCGTCAAACTCAGCATCTTGCCGCCGCATCACCGTTTCCCTCAACCTTGGGGTCATGTGGGGTGTTAGCAGACCATCAGCTTCAAACTCAACTACAAGAGCGTCATATGAAAGAGTGAGTTTGAATCTGCAGTTAGATAGAGGAATAGATATCAATTACTATTCTTTTTATGAATAACATGGTGTTAGCATCCATCAAGTTAATTATATAACTTGTTTAGAATCTAAAACCCCTACTATTCTTGTTCTGAATTTGTGGTCTTGATTCTGCAGTACATACTATTATCTGAAAATTGAACATGAGGCCTATATCTGTATATGGGCCTATAGGGTTTATTTGCAACATGATATTGTTAAAGTCTcaacttaattatataaaatattctttagacTGTAAATCCCATGCTtagcaaaacaaaaaaatatactacAGGTTCAGAGAATTCTCAAGTTAGAACATAAAGAAATCATAATAGAAGCACAAAACAAAAAGCTTAGCAAAGATGAACTTTTCAGAAAACTGTTAGACTATTATTATTTagtgaatattattttatgtaacTGCCATGGCAATTTATTTATGTGTATAGGGtagtttttttatgtataaaataagGGAAAGTCATAGGAGGTGGGTTATCTTGGCATTTGCATAGATATATGTTTACTTTCATgcttatttttaaataacacaGCATTCtgagtaaaacaaaaatatagcaTCCTGATTCTGCTTCTGTTTGAATCACATTATCTCTTTAATAAATTGGGATCTGGGTTGGTTGGTTGGTTTTGATATTTGAGATGACGACAATGATGTAAATGCAATTAATTCAATTCTGCATATAACTCAGTGGTAGTTGCTAGTTAACTTGGAAATGAGGTAGTTGCTGAAAAACTAATATGTCAAACAATGTGAATTAAATAGAATTCCTTGCTTTTCATAAGAATCCATATTGGCTATGTTGTTTCTTTTtgctatattatttatatatctagGCATCCCAACCTGCAAGTTCTTTGTCTCCCCCTTCATCAACATCTCAACCACCTGCTTCGACTGTCGGACAGTGAGTTCATATTAGTATTTTTGGATTTGTAGTTTCAGCATGTAAATGTTCTTGTTTAGTTTTTAtgtaaaattcttttatttctcTCACTTTGCTTTCAGGGGAGAATTCAATGCTGAGCCAAGTCCTGTTATAACTCCTCCCACTACGTAAGTATCTGGCATTTTCTCCATAatggtttttaaatttttggtaGTACTTAAACGTTGATAATTTGTGTTTTGTCCCTTTTTAAAATGCAAGAGAATTTTGAATTAGGATAATGAAGTTTATTGTGTTTTTGTTGTAGATACGTTATACTATATAGAATTTTGTCAAAGGATATAACCAATGTCGGATGTTCTGGTTTGTTGTAGTGTCGGCTTAGAGTGGGTCAGGCCGACGCTAGTGTAGCGTTGGATGTCATTTACCCGACGTTACCTATTAGCTTCGACCGTTTTAACCTATTAGCGTCGGGTTTTGGCCGACGCTAATTTCAGTTTCTCTTGtggtgtcaatttttttaattataaatattttaaaacttaccacatcattatttttaaagtcaaaaatgaaaatgtgacgaaattgtaaaaaataaaaaaaattgagggatTAGAATGTTCGTTTTTAAATTAAGTGggctattttcattaaaatgataaaataagagaataaaaaaatataattaataaacgaattattaaaatgtgaatttcaaaatgaaaaataaataatttaacgagttttttttttttcatataagaAGAATTTAATGAGTTAACATCCATAAGTTGGTCATCACAATGCATAATTATTGATGGCAACTGTAAACGGCTTCAATCAACCAAAGTTACAATCTGATCAAcggtaataattattttattgctTAAATATCTCTTTGACTtcttaatttacttttaaagtttagtttgatttcataattttaacaataattaaataatcctTTAATTTACATCtattaatacaaattagttCTTTATGTTAATATGACACTAACAATGTTTAATTCTATCTGAGGTGGTAAACGTGTGACAAATTACTCATCAAATACAGTTTTTTTAATGTCACGTGTCatttatcaatttcaaaataataagtaCAACTAATCATGGATAATTAATGTTCCTCAAAATCTAAGAATAAATAATCAAAcctagaaaaataaaaataaaaaatctaaacaaaaaaatcacaaaCAGGATGAATATGCATGAATTAATTTTAGAAACCTAACTTTTCAGAAACCAATTTGTTTATAATCTTGCGTGAATTAATTTCAGAAACCCACAAACCCAAATTTCCCTTTTATGCTCATTCAAATTCCTATTTCCACatctcaacaacaaaacatcattTGAGATCTTGTAATCTACAACATTAACAAACTTCCCTTTTTTAAGAATCCAAAGACttatttttgcaatttttgTTCATTAAAATCCCTATTTCTAAAACTTCAACTACAAAatctttcattttaaaaattcaaccaCCTTTACTGTCAGTAGAATAACTCAAAGAATTAAGACACCAACAAATTAGCTCACACACATTgactagaaaaataaaaaaagaatgtcACATGAAGCACCCTCAACAATGGTGGCTATTAGGGTTTTTTAGTGAAAGAAAATTATgacctttaattttttatattactcaaatgataattaaatacGTAAAAATATTTAgtcatataataataaataaataaataaaaggatgACTCTCATACCAAGTCATATTTATAAagttattaatttcattttgactaatatatgttaaaaaaatagtataatatgTGTCATTAAAAAGACTTCGACTAAATAAGAAAATGGCTAGTATGTGTTAAAAGACatatattaaagaatcaatttaactctttttaaatttataggCTCAaactgaaatttaaaaataaataaaagcacTAAAACAGATATTAgttaagtcttttttttttcatggttCACTTGATTAGTATCATAAATACACAATACTAACATTCTAGTCACTTCAATAAATCATATGTACGCTCCAAAATCCAACCGTTAGTGAGTGGTGAAGACAAACATAAAGCACCCTTTTGTAAAAGAATGTCCAGGTTCAccaaattcaaacaaaactccAACATGCATATGCACCAAGTTCTTTTCATTAATTTTGCCACCTCAATTTTGTTCATTTCAACACACGTACAACATGCATGGCACACAATGGCCAAATGTTTGTggatattaatcattttatagCTATAAATACATACTCTCTTTTATCACAATCCTCCATCATCTCATCATCAATCCAAAGCTAGGGGAAATTCAATCATCAGTATGGCAATCAAAGCGCGATTTCCACTTTTGGTACTGCTAGGAATTGTTTTCCTAGCCTCAGTTTGTGCGAAATCTGATAAAGAGAATCCTTTTTTCTTTAAGTCTAACAACTGTCAAACTCTTTTCGAGAACGAAAACGGTCACGTTCGTCTTCTCCAAAGGTTCGACAAACGTTCTCAATTATTTGAGAACCTCCAAAACTATCGTCTTATGGAATATAACTCAAAACCTCACACCCTCTTTCTTCCACAACACAATGACGCCGACTTCATCCTTGTAGTCCTACGTggtaactaattaattaatgatcaatttatatgctagaaatttatttaaagaaatgaattaattaattattgggtAATACTTGCAGGAAGGGCTATACTGACGGTATTGAACCCCAACGACAGAAACACCTTCAAACTTGAGCGAGGAGATACAATCAAACTCCCTGCTGGCACCATTGCTTATTTGGCTAACAGAGATGATAATGAAGATCTTAGAGTATTAGATCTCGCCATCCCAGTTAATAGACCTGGTCAATTTCAGGTAATATAACTATTCTTTTATCACTCTTATATGTTTCTTTGCATTGGTTTGTTTAAACTAATTATCTACAAatataaacaacttttttagaaaatttataaaaactcCTTAAGACATacatataaattgttttcatcTTATTTCCATAAGTTATTTAAGATaacatatgaaaatatttttaacgaTTATATGAAACAATAGTATTGTATTTCATCTTTCattatagaaatagcttatacCTAAATGTTTATACGGTTATAAAAATGCTTAACATACaagttttttctatttttgtattCTCTTACCGTTCTGTGACCTTTACAACAGTCGTTCTCATTGTCTGGAAATGAAAACCAACAATCGTACTTCCAAGGTTTCAGCAAGAAAATTCTAGAGGCTTCCTTCAATGTAAGAATGCATCTAACACActcaatttatttatgttttggtATGGTTGgatttaatatgtataaattttgataaactAATCACAAACAACCATTATAATTTGTGTCCTGTATAGAGCGATTACGAAGAGATAGAGAGGGTTCTTTTAGAAGAGCAGGAGCAAAAGCCAGAACAAAGAAGAGGCCATAAGGGTAGGCAGCAGAGCCAGGAAACAGATGTGATAGTAAAAATATCAAGGGAACAAATTGAAGAACTAAGCAAAAATGCCAAATCTAACTGTAAAAAAAGTGTATCTTCTGAGTCTGAGCCATTCAACTTGAGAAGCCGCAGCCCTATCTATTCCAACAGGTTTGGAAACTTCTTTGAGATCACCCCAGAGAAAAATCCTCAACTCAAAGACTTAGATATATTTGTCAACTCTGTGGAGATCAAGGAggtaaataaatttttcaattgaTTGTTTGTTTGCTTTTTACTCGACTAAAAACACTTCTATAATGAATATTTGTtacaataaaaatgaaatatttctcGAATTTTCTTGTCACTAGAATTAGTGATTGATTAAGATATATTTcacattttctctaattttatttgcttatttaattttttttttaatattgaaatattttgatgatattttttgaaaattaaatattaggGATCACTTTTGCTACCACACTTCAATTCAAGAGCCACAGTGATACTAGTTGTTAATGAAGGAAAAGGAGAGGTTGAACTTGTGGGATTAAGAAATGAGAATGAACAAGAGAATAAAAAAGaagacgaagaagaagaagaagatagaAATGTACAAGTACAAAGGTTTCAATCAAAGTTATCTTCTGGCGATGTTGTTGTAATTCCTGCTAGCCATCCTTTTTCCATAAATGCTTCCTCAGATCTCTTTTTACTTGGATTCGGTATTAATGCTCAAAACAACCAGAGAAACTTCCTTGCAGgtatatataacaaaatcataattaaattgatttttttttttgttaacattaattcatatattttcttttgtttaattaatcAAGAAAATTATGATTACggtatattaatattttgatatttgaaaatttgaaggtGAGGAGGACAATGTGATAAGTCAGATACAAAGACCAGTGAAGGAAGTTGCATTCCCCGGATCTGCTGAAGAGGTTGATAGACTTCTTAAGAATCAGAGACAATCTCATTTCGCAAATGCTCAACCTCAACAAAAAAGGAAAGGAAGTCAGAGAATAAGAAGTCCATTTTAAGAAGGGATCGAGtatgatatatattatgtgTATATGCTATAAAGAGCTTTAGCTCACAGtgagcaaaaaataaaaaggcaTTCTCTTGTAACTACGTACCTTTCTACTATGAATAATGTAAAAcaagaataaatttttgtttctaCTCTTTAGCTACTATGAATAAAGTAAAggaagaataaattttttgtctACTCTCTATCTAACTTTTTGGTAACACTCGTCTATGCTATGAGTATGAATAAGGGTGCATTTTGTTAAAATTTCCATACGTtttacaacttaaaaaaaaatggaaaaaatcgtttttataattaatatttatttggagtgtatgttttaaatttttttattaaaaaaactattttttaaattaaaaataattttttattatttgcacggtgtttgtttcaaatttttttaaaattattttttgccTAAAAATGAAAAGGTAAAAATAGTATTTCTCATAGATAAGAGAAAAAGAtgtcacaaattttaaaaacacgGAACTTAATGAtagaaaattatataattaccTTACTCTTTTTGAAAAATCCAAAATTGTCCTCCATTTTATTAGAGTTTTCTCCTGTATAGTCTCACGCACTCAATTGCGATCATTTTTCTCCTTCTATGAGACTTTGATATAGATTTTCATTAAGCAAGTTTTATTCTCCTTTTCAAATTCTCTACATcgtatttttgttgtttctatgtcttttatttgaatcattttatttttacattattaatatgttgataaatttttttttgcttttgtatgtttatttattattttttaataattacttaaggtacattaatcaattttgaaacgtgtctaaaaaataattattagaaaagtcatatcttttatgataattttgtagttttaaaaaaattgattattaatCAGATTTTCTATAACCATTcatatttattcataaaaaatactAGTTGAAgggattttttaattatgaagaaaaaaactgaaaagacaatatataaaaaatcctAGATCCAGCAAAAGATGTTCCATACTAGgagtaaaa from Cicer arietinum cultivar CDC Frontier isolate Library 1 chromosome 3, Cicar.CDCFrontier_v2.0, whole genome shotgun sequence encodes:
- the LOC101505411 gene encoding vicilin-like isoform X2; translation: MAIKARFPLLVLLGIVFLASVCAKSDKENPFFFKSNNCQTLFENENGHVRLLQRFDKRSQLFENLQNYRLMEYNSKPHTLFLPQHNDADFILVVLRGRAILTVLNPNDRNTFKLERGDTIKLPAGTIAYLANRDDNEDLRVLDLAIPVNRPGQFQSFSLSGNENQQSYFQGFSKKILEASFNSDYEEIERVLLEEQEQKPEQRRGHKGRQQSQETDVIVKISREQIEELSKNAKSNCKKSVSSESEPFNLRSRSPIYSNRFGNFFEITPEKNPQLKDLDIFVNSVEIKEGSLLLPHFNSRATVILVVNEGKGEVELVGLRNENEQENKKEDEEEEEDRNVQVQRFQSKLSSGDVVVIPAX
- the LOC101505411 gene encoding vicilin-like isoform X1, coding for MAIKARFPLLVLLGIVFLASVCAKSDKENPFFFKSNNCQTLFENENGHVRLLQRFDKRSQLFENLQNYRLMEYNSKPHTLFLPQHNDADFILVVLRGRAILTVLNPNDRNTFKLERGDTIKLPAGTIAYLANRDDNEDLRVLDLAIPVNRPGQFQSFSLSGNENQQSYFQGFSKKILEASFNSDYEEIERVLLEEQEQKPEQRRGHKGRQQSQETDVIVKISREQIEELSKNAKSNCKKSVSSESEPFNLRSRSPIYSNRFGNFFEITPEKNPQLKDLDIFVNSVEIKEGSLLLPHFNSRATVILVVNEGKGEVELVGLRNENEQENKKEDEEEEEDRNVQVQRFQSKLSSGDVVVIPASHPFSINASSDLFLLGFGINAQNNQRNFLAGEEDNVISQIQRPVKEVAFPGSAEEVDRLLKNQRQSHFANAQPQQKRKGSQRIRSPF